GTTCAACCTGGGAAAAATTATGTTCTCAAATTTAGTAGAAGGGCTTATTGGCCTACTGAAATGGAAATTAGCATACCTTCTTATCATTTTAGTTTGAAAAGGGACACCAGTATAAACATACAATATACGGTGCGTATGGTTCCTATAGAGTACAACAAGGAATTTGTTTTGGAAAATGTGTATTTCGATTATGATCAATGGTTTTTGAGACCTGAAGCGCAGCAAGCTTTGCAGTCCGTGGTATTTTGGCTAAATGCAAATCCTGAAATCAGATTAAAAATTCAATCACATACCGATTGTCGTGGAGATGAAAAATACAATCTTGATTTAAGCCATAAAAGAGCCCGATCCATACTGGATTTTTTGGTGGGTGAAGGTATTTCCGCTGAGCGTTGTTTTTCTGAAGGATTGGGAGAAAGCGCTTTGGCCGTACCATGTGTTTGTGAATTATGCAATGAGGAACAACATCAGGCCAATCGAAGATCTACATTTATCTTGCTCCGCTGATTCTGTTTAGTTTTTTTGCTTTGAGGTGAATTGGCAAATAATAAATTGAAAATAGCACAAGCATTGCAAATTGACCTGTGAGCAAGTACCAGGGCCAAGGTCCAAGCCAATCCAACAGGCTGGCTGCCTCAGGTTTTCGACATGAATAGAAATAATTTCCACCCGTAAAATAGTTGGCCAACAATGAAAAAGCCAGATAAATATTGGCTCCGATCATAGCGTTTTTTAAATCAACCGGAAACACTTTGTATTCAAGAACAAATAAACCATGCAATACCAAAACAACTAATCCACAATGCTCCAGCCAGTACTTGAAATACTCGGGATGTGGAAACTGCTCTTTGAGATCTGGTGTTAAAATGGCCTGAAAAGTTCCTACCAAAACCCAAAAATAGAGTATGCCGAAAAACCATCTTTTTTTATAATAAGCTTGCAAGGGAAAAATTAAACACAGAAAATTACACAAATGAAAAGGAAAGTGAATGGTTGGATCAAATTTATCTGAAAAGTACAAGTAAATTGATTTGAATAAAACCACGGTGCAAAGAATACAAGAAAAAATTAGCGCAGCGGTATGGTGCATCTGTTTAGACCATTTATTTTTGTATCGGATAATCCAATAGCTAAAAAGGGAAAAGATCAATACTGGTATTAAATGCGTTAATCCAAAGGGTTCAAAACAGTCAGATAATTTGACACTTGATTCCATGTTGCGGTTCAAGCAGTAAAGGTAAATGTTTGTTTTAACAAACATTTAACCCGCGATGGTTTATTTTTGCATGCATTAATTGTCTAAATAAATATGAAATCCTTACTTACGATAGTTATCCTTTTCAGCTGCTTATTTAGAATAGAGGGAAAGCCAGATCCAAAATTATCCAAAATTCTGGCCAAGGTGGAATCTCAGGTTTTGACGGCAAATACTCTTTCCATTGAATTTACTTTAGAGACTACACCTGCTGAAATGAAGAAAATCACTCAGAAAGGTAAAATGGGTATAAAGAAAAATAAGTACTATCTCATTTTACCGGAACAGGAAGTTTATTTTGATGGAAATTCCCAATATACCCATTTAAAAGAAAGAAAAGAAGTTCAAATATCAAGTTCTGATGGGCGGGACTTCCCATTTCACCCAATTGCATTGGCGGGCTTGTACAAGAAAGGGCAATACGACTATCGCTTGGAATCAGAGAACAATGAATATTGGGTAGTAGATTTCAAGCCTTTGGATAAAAAAGCGGAATATTTTAAGGTGAAGCTTCATATTTCAAAGAAAAATTATCAAATGGCGGAAGTTCAAATTTTTGAGAAAAACGGGGATCGACATAAACTCGTTTTTCATTCCATGAATTTTAATAAAAGCCTTGAAGACAGTCTTTTTGTATTGAATGTCAATAAATTACAAAATGTAAGGGTAGAGGACCTCAGGTGATTTCAAAATCTTTCCTTTGTTATCAGCAAGAGTGATACTTTTGTTTTCGAATGAATATTAAGTCCAATCTAGCCCGCGCCACCGCTCAAGTGGTATGTAAGCGAGAGGAAAGGCTTTCCAGCCTTGCAATAGCAAAGCAAAATATTATTTTTAAATCCCTTATCACCAAAGGCTCCAAAACAAAGTTTGGAAAAGAGCATGAATTTGAAGGTATTAAGAACCATTCTGATTTCTGCAATAAAGTCCCCATCAGAGATTATGAGGGGCTAAAAGGCTATTTTGACCATGTGCGCGAAGGT
This window of the Saprospiraceae bacterium genome carries:
- a CDS encoding TIGR02206 family membrane protein, coding for MESSVKLSDCFEPFGLTHLIPVLIFSLFSYWIIRYKNKWSKQMHHTAALIFSCILCTVVLFKSIYLYFSDKFDPTIHFPFHLCNFLCLIFPLQAYYKKRWFFGILYFWVLVGTFQAILTPDLKEQFPHPEYFKYWLEHCGLVVLVLHGLFVLEYKVFPVDLKNAMIGANIYLAFSLLANYFTGGNYFYSCRKPEAASLLDWLGPWPWYLLTGQFAMLVLFSIYYLPIHLKAKKLNRISGAR
- a CDS encoding outer membrane lipoprotein carrier protein LolA, with amino-acid sequence MKSLLTIVILFSCLFRIEGKPDPKLSKILAKVESQVLTANTLSIEFTLETTPAEMKKITQKGKMGIKKNKYYLILPEQEVYFDGNSQYTHLKERKEVQISSSDGRDFPFHPIALAGLYKKGQYDYRLESENNEYWVVDFKPLDKKAEYFKVKLHISKKNYQMAEVQIFEKNGDRHKLVFHSMNFNKSLEDSLFVLNVNKLQNVRVEDLR